Within the Staphylococcus argenteus genome, the region GCCCGATTTATATTTCATGTTACTTACTTTCAATATACGTTTCATTTATTTTTTATTGTTGTAAATTTATTCTCAATAACTTTCCATATTACTTCTTACATACGCATAATTCTATGGTGATGCTCCATCAACCTACACATTTGTGTGAAAATTATCTTTCAATAATGAATCTATGGATATGCTCCGCCAACCGGTACGTTTTCACAAAATTTTACTTTCGATAATTTTTCTTTGTTGAGCCCCGCCCTACATTTCCTCGAACATTTGGCAAATAACTAGGGCGCTAGCTACTTTGTCGTTGTGGCTATGCATAGTTACTTCTATTTTGGCGAAGTTTCTTCCTACGTCTAGTATTCCGAAATCTACGGTGATATGTGATTCTATTGGTACTGTTTTTATATATACAATATTTAGGTTTTCAATCATTACATTACCTTTTTTATATTTACGCATTTCATATTGTATTGTTTCTTCGATAATACTTACAAATGCAGCTTTACTTACTGTTCCATAATGGTTTATTAAAAGTGGTGAAACTTCAACAGTAATTCCTTCTTGATTCATTGTTATATACTTAGCAATTTGGTCATTAATTGTTTCGCCCATTTGTGGTTGTCTTCCTAGTAGTTGCATAGACTTTAACACATCTTGTCTGTTGATTACACCAACTGTCTTTTTATTACTTGAAACTACAGGAATTAATTCGATACCTTCCCAAATCATCATATGCGCACAACTAGCAACTGTGCTTAATGCATTTACATAAATCGGATTACGCGTCATCACTTTATCTATATCATCGTCATCTTTGGTATTTATCATTTCTCGACTAGTCACAATACCAACTAATTTGTATGATTCATTAACAACAGGAAATCTTGTATGTCCTGTACGGTTTGCCATCTTCTTATAATCTGCTATTTTCATCGTATCAAATAATACGGACAATTCATCCAAAGGTGTCATGATATCTTGTACAATTAAGATATCTTTTCGTATTTTTTGATTATACAGTGCTTTATTAATGATATTTGCAACTAAAAAAGTATCATAACTTGAAGATAAAACAGGCAAATCATGTTCATTTGCAAAATTAATAACTTTACTAGAAGGTTTAAATCCACCAGTTATTAATATAGCAGTGCCTCTTTTTAAAGCTTCAATTTGTACATCTTCACGATTCCCTACTATCAATAATGTTTTCGGCCCAATATATTTTAAAATATCTTTTAGTTCCATTGCGCCAATTGCAAATTTTGATACCATTTTTGTGATACCTTTATTGCCACCTAAAATTTGGCCATCAATAATATTTACAATTTCATTAAATGTTAAGTGTTCAATTTCATTTCGATTTCGCTTTTCTATACGAACTGTACCAACACGATCTATCGTTGCAACCATTCCCATTTTATCTGCATCTTTAATTGCTCGATAAGCCGTTCCTTCAGATACATTCAAAAATTTGGCAATTTTGCGTACCGAAATTTTAGAACCTATAGATAACGATTCAATATAATCTAAAATTTGTTCATGTTTTGTCATTCTTAACCTCTTCTTTTGGAACAGTATTAACTACATTATAACTTTATTTTCAATAAAAAGCATTGAAGTGAAATGAATAAATCAATGTTTAAGCTATTTTATTTTTTTAAATTAAATAACTT harbors:
- a CDS encoding CBS domain-containing protein; translated protein: MTKHEQILDYIESLSIGSKISVRKIAKFLNVSEGTAYRAIKDADKMGMVATIDRVGTVRIEKRNRNEIEHLTFNEIVNIIDGQILGGNKGITKMVSKFAIGAMELKDILKYIGPKTLLIVGNREDVQIEALKRGTAILITGGFKPSSKVINFANEHDLPVLSSSYDTFLVANIINKALYNQKIRKDILIVQDIMTPLDELSVLFDTMKIADYKKMANRTGHTRFPVVNESYKLVGIVTSREMINTKDDDDIDKVMTRNPIYVNALSTVASCAHMMIWEGIELIPVVSSNKKTVGVINRQDVLKSMQLLGRQPQMGETINDQIAKYITMNQEGITVEVSPLLINHYGTVSKAAFVSIIEETIQYEMRKYKKGNVMIENLNIVYIKTVPIESHITVDFGILDVGRNFAKIEVTMHSHNDKVASALVICQMFEEM